The Gossypium hirsutum isolate 1008001.06 chromosome A13, Gossypium_hirsutum_v2.1, whole genome shotgun sequence nucleotide sequence CCATCAAACTGATCATTTGGTATCATTGGATTCAAACCCAATATCGAACCAATagcaaatcaaaagaaaaaaaaattacttttgctaacaccaaattaaataattaactgAATCAGGCAAAAGAATCATGTTTGTTTAACacttaaattaaaagaaattcctTCTTATACATTATTATCCCAATATTTGAAGGCAAAACCTCCATTCAATCTTACACTAATTTTATATGCCACAtgcaaaaatgtgttcattctaaaaatatttgatataataataaaattgtagtTATGCAAAATTTAGTCCACATTGAATGAAAGTAGTGTAACAAAGTTGTATATAATACTTTCATGACTCATCATTGATGTCAAATTCATGAAAGAAAATCATGATTCCTAATAGGGTTTACAgatattaatcataacaaactgcTATTACGTTTGTGgcttaaaacataaacaaatggACTttaaaatcaacaccaaattAAATCCGAAGAAGCCTAAACAAAACACCAATCATTGAGTTCAATTCGTTAAAGGTCGATTaagatttcatttttttttatttactttttaaaatcaaCATCATATTAAATCTAAAGAAGCCTAAACAGAAGAGCAATTATTGAGTTGCTTAAAGGTCGAGTAAGATATTTTccttcaattgatttttttaataatttttaaaattttaaacaattgttttaaattttttaattttaaaaaattaattaattactgacATAGCATCAATACAGTAATCTACATATATGCAAcattaataaaattaactaacGTTATGTTTCCCAAGTGATCTAAGGATTAAAAAGGTGAAAAAACTAAATGAAGAGCTAaaattatattctttttaaaattaaagagttatatctttatatattaatctaatttattcaaaccataaaataatagaaagaaaTTACCAACTTGAATTACAAGCAGCATGTTTCAAATAAGattatgtaaatttattttaagaaattaatcctctatttttctaaaattttcaatcaaatatGGTTTTTTCATGCATTTTTATTTCCATCATATTTTtactttcaaaaataaattaggtgaactataaaaataatcatttttgtttgtttcagaTTATATTTTTAGTcctttatgtttgaaatgttatattttagtcacttatgttatcattttgttaaaagTAGTCACTATACCGTTTCCTCCCTAACTGCATTccaacttggatgtccaattgctgagataaaataaatttttaattaaataaatttaatttaaactgcCACATGAgacatccaagttgacatttaaaactcatttggattGCCATACAAGATCACCGTTAGGAAGAAAACAGTAGAGTgatcactttgtaacaaaatgataacataaataattaaaatataatctaaagtaaataaaaatgactatctttataatttatccaaatagATTATAGTTTTCATTTAAcgtgttttttaattttaatttttttaaaaaaactcgtCTGTTAATGTTTTTCGAGAGTTCTACCCTTGGGGGGTAAGGAAATAGGTTTAGAACTAGACACGATAACTTGTTTCTCaagaaaaaataaacataatacaaattattaaaattattagatAAGAATTTACCATAAAAAACTCTTTCATATAATACCTAACAATCTTTTCCTTCAAAGTCTCACATTTCTTCAACAAAATAGCTAATGTTTCCAATCTTTCATATAAGCCCTTTCCCCATGTCCATGATAAATGGAACGGGTAAACTAAAGACCTCAATTCACCATACACATATGTAAACCCAGGTATGCCAACAATCCAAAGAAATGTTTATATTTGGTAACTCAGATATGCAGCTCCTTTTATCATCAAAACATCTTAAATTAcgatattgcatgaaattgggTGAAAAAAAGCAGAGAGACGAAGCACAAAATTTGTACCGAATTCAATTTGATGTCCCTGAATCACCAAAAGAACAACACCGGTTACAGTCCTGGCACACTGAACGAGCAAGACCTTAGTATATTCATGGCAGCAAGGGTAGCAGATAGTGTACAAGCGGGGAGAGAAGGAAAATTATGGCCTTCTATCTTCAAACCCAAATTTATATAATAAGAGAACAGATCATTTGAATTAGTTTCTAATGATTGTTTCTCTTCCAATCTTTTTTACAAATTTGAGCATAATATATGGAAATCAAAAGGACCTCAAAGTTGTCTTTACTGCAATTGTGGTTTGTTCATGTCATAACCTGGCTCTGCCTTCCACAATGCATATGGGCCTCTCATATCCTTGTGCCGAGGAACGACTGAAATGACATAGAAAACATATAGGGTAGTTAGTGACAAACTACAATGTGAGAACCATGGGAGATGCCAAAAACAGTGGCATATGAACATAGTTGACTTACTCATAGCCACGAGTGCCTATACTCCTTTACTTAAATAATTGAGGATTTACTCAGAGCATTTACCTTGACTCCCGCTGGAGTATTTCCGGGCTTTGCTGTTGTCGTGCTGCCAAAGACACTGGCAGAAGCGCTACCAGGCCTGGCTGTGGCCGTGCCCCCAAAGTTAAATCGGGGTTTTTTATCAGCAGGCTTCAATATTTGAAAGGAGCACATTAAAGTCTCATCCACACTCATCATGGCTCCAGCATTATCGAATTCCCCGCAATAATTGGGTGCTGAAAATATAGTTACAAGTTGTCGGTCGGCGAAAAACTCATATCCATCTTCCACAACCtgcaaataatatatttaaaatatcctAGTTAAACATAAAATAGGTTAACAAATGAGACGTGCATTTGCTCCTGCTCATACATTCTTCTAGAACTTGATTAACAACATAGAATATTAACTCCTAACACATGTTAAGCATAAAGTAAGCTGCTAAAGCAAGTAAAACCTGGTGGGCACGGCAAATGAGATCTAGGTCATGTTTCTGTAAAAACTCTGACACTTTGTCAGGACCAAAAGTAAATGAAACACCTCTGTCGTTCATTCCCCAACCTTGAACATCTTTACTGGGATCTGACCAGAGAAAATCACAGAGCAAACCTGTGTCTGGTACATCAGTTGGGCGATGTAAACTTCGAATCTGATCCAAATTATTCAGATCGGGAGAAAGGCCTCCATGCATGCACAGAATCTTCTCATCGATTAATGCTGCCACTGGAAGGCAGTTAAAACATTCTGTGAATGTCCTCCATAGCCTAACATTAAATCTTCTCTTACACTCATCATAGAACCCATATATGCGGTTTATAGAAGCACATTCATGGTTACCCCTCAAGAGGAAAAAGTTTTCAGGGTGTTTTATCTTGTAAGCAAGAAGAAGACATATGGTCTCCAGACTTTGCTTGCCTCGATCAACATAGTCCCCCAAAAATAAGTAGTTGGCATCTGGCGGCAATCCACCGTACTCAAAAAGCCTTAAAAGATCAGAATATTGACCATGAATATCACCTGAATGTCATAAAGAGATTTCAGACAGGAAAGGAATTCAAAAGCGTTCTATTTAACCGTTTGGAAAATAGAAGTAAAAATTAGGACCAATATGATGAAAACAATTTGCCCCAAATGCTACctcatacaataaataataaaagctaGTAGCATGACTGCAACACAATAGTCAATTTGAAGTACTTTTGTTAAAAGAATTTATTGTTTCATGAATATTCAGCCCTACTCTGGATAGTGCAGAGATTTTGtcttggtttaaaattttaagacgTGCTTATTGAAGCACTCCATACTTTAGAAATATCAACATGTAGCAAAAAGTTTCGCTTATAATGTGGCAGAGAAAGAGATAGAGAGAGACAGAGACAAAGAATATCTGTAATGTGGATATTCAATCCATTGTATCATCTCCATTGAGTAGTCCTACCAAACATTCATGCTACACCAAGGAAAATTATCACATACCAAGAACCAAATCAGTGGTACTTTTAGAGCAGAAGATccagaattcaaataaatatgatTGGCTATCTatgcatcaaattcataaagTAAACATGCAGCAAAACATTCTAAACTTCTAGTTAGAGCTCTTAAGACAAAAGACATTACAAACTGGAGTCCTTGCAGGTTGTTCAGCTAAATCACATCAGAAATTTCTAGCAAAAAGCATACGTGAGACAAAATTAGATCATGAAGAAAACACTCACGTGAATTCTCCAAAAGATCTAGTATAGGACAAACagtttaaaatttccaaaaattaaaCACTGAGGACACAAACAGAAGGAAAAATGGGCACAAACAGATAGATAATCGAAGAGATAGGAATAAATAGCATGCCGCAGGTGCAATGCCACaagtaattaaagaaaaaagacaagTATTAGGCTGCAATGATAATATAGCACAAATGGAAATCCTAACTAGCTGAACATCCAATtcacaaaaagaaaaaaccaaagcAATAAAGTTGGGCTTCAAAAAAAGAATGACGCATGTCTAGGTGCAAAATAAAATATGGTGAGCCATCTTGACCACTTTGAAAACAACTGTAAAATCCAAAGCATAAGTAAGCATTATTTTGAGTTGGCCATTTTGATCTACGCTCGAATGTGAATTCATCCAATACGACAAGAACATGCGAGATAGACAATCATCATAACATTCCCACTAACTTGAAAACTTAAAAGATGAACAGAACCTTCTCCGAAGTCCAACCTTAAGCAACCAAAGACACAGAAAACCAGGTCATTCCTCGGT carries:
- the LOC107893196 gene encoding serine/threonine-protein phosphatase PP1, which codes for MDQGLLDDIINRLLEVRGRPGKQVQLSESEIRQLCLVSKEIFLQQPNLLELEAPIKICGDIHGQYSDLLRLFEYGGLPPDANYLFLGDYVDRGKQSLETICLLLAYKIKHPENFFLLRGNHECASINRIYGFYDECKRRFNVRLWRTFTECFNCLPVAALIDEKILCMHGGLSPDLNNLDQIRSLHRPTDVPDTGLLCDFLWSDPSKDVQGWGMNDRGVSFTFGPDKVSEFLQKHDLDLICRAHQVVEDGYEFFADRQLVTIFSAPNYCGEFDNAGAMMSVDETLMCSFQILKPADKKPRFNFGGTATARPGSASASVFGSTTTAKPGNTPAGVKSFLGTRI